TGTGCTGTCAGACGCTGCAGGTTGGTGCAGCGTGACTGCAGAAACCACACCATTTGCTGACAAGATGCATATAGCTCTTGCCCTCTGCTGTGAAAATGACAATATTTTTGCGGCAATGTCCTGCAGATCATGATGAGAGATTATGTTATCAATATCCACAAGAATTCAGGAATCAACACATAAATTAGTTTGTCCCTTACAATTATGACAAATACTTTATTGGGCATATAATTAATCTccatcaaataaattaaacagCCAGCAAAAAGTAATTGTATTACATGCAGATACTGATATTTATGGATCAAGCAACCGTTCCCTCCAACAAGCACAACCCCAAACACAAATACAATTCAAATCCCATCAACAACATCATCCTCCCTACCCTTCAATACCTGACTCTCCCAACAATCTTCTTTACCATTACAGCAGAAAAAACCTCCTTATTTGCAAACCATATTACCAAGTGCAAATCATACTAGTTGCATACAAGCTTCTAGCAAGTCTGACATTCCATCTCTGGCTAATAAAATGGGTTCTTTTCTATAAAAACCACCCTTTttaagagagaaagaaggagagaCTCATTCAAAGAAAAAGTTCTGAATAGAAAGCATCGAATTAAGGCAGTTTGGCTAAAATCGAGAAATGCatcaggggtgttatgtgattgtaaaatcccattaaaactgaaagaaaaattctataagacagcTATAAGATCAATCTTGTTatatggctcaaaatgttgggcagtcaaataccagcacgagcaaaagacgagcataGCGGAGATGGGGATGCTAAAATGGATGTGCAGCCattcaagaaaagataaaattagaaatgaaattattcgtaatgaggtaggagtagtgccaattgaggagaagatgagagaggcTAGACTAAGATGTGGTCATGTGAGaatgagaccaagagacgcttcatgtgaggagagttgatgaaatagaacaattagtcaaaaaaagaggtagaggcagacccaagaagactttgagagagacattaaagtttgatattaagtgtatgggtctaaatgaaaatatgacaaaagacaaaagacaaaaatacatggaagtctaaaattcatgtagccgactccacatagtgggataaaggctggatatgttgttattgttgttgttgtagaaTGCATACAACACCAACACCTGAAGCCCAAGGAAATAAAATTAGGAACTTGAAACCAGAACTTAGGCTCAGGTTTTAGTCCCATAAAATTCCTTACCAAATAAAATGATCGTGCTTAGAAATTGTTAGGCATGTAGCATACCTCTCCGTCTGCAACATTTAGGACATGCGGGGTAAAAGCCAATCCTGCTGAATTGTTCATCCATTCTCCTGGCAGAAAATGATTGACAATCTCAAAGAAATACCagtttaaataaagaattaaaaaaatagctGTGTATATTGCATGTTAAATGGAAGAATAAACAGTACTATAATAAAAGCTACTGAACTCTGCTACAAAACTATGGATGTGTACATCAGCTTTCTTGTTCCTTAATCCAAAATCCTTTAATTGCCAACACCCAAATCAAACGCCGAGTTAGAAGTTTCACATTTGAAACAAAGTAAGCTGCATAATAACCCAAATGTCTTCAAGTTTACATTTGTCTTGTGAAATTAATAGAATCCTATCTTTGCAATATTTCTTAATCAGGACTTGCACGACAAGCCTTAAAACTAATTTGGACGGGGATATTccagttaaaaaaatattaactgGTATGTCTAGGCCACCAGTATTTTAAGAAATTCAAGGAACGGATATAACACATTCATTCAACAAAAAGAATGAACCAAACAATATACCATGCCAATAATTATGTACACCGTTTAAACCATAATATGAAGTTTTTCCAAAAGAAAAGTTTACATAGCCTACCCAATGCTGGGCAGTGTTACATCTGCAATGTAAGTCCATTACAAGCCAACCCTTAAAGCAATGTAAAACATAATTACAAGCCAATTAATCCAGTTATGTTATATGAACTTTTCTAAACTTGTAAAGTCCCTCTGTTGGGCGGTTGACACTTTCATGTAGGTATGATATGGGATATGTCTCTTACATGACTAGTTGGATGTAAGTTCAACCTCAACGTCAACGTTAACATCATCAtctgcaccttatcctaaccaagttagggttggtGGGGCTGTGGTAGGACATTTATAATGTCAATAGACAtataaaagtcacattgacaatatacatgcatgcaaaAGAACAACATGGGCAAGATTTTCCGCCAAATTCACTCCTTGACACCACCCTCTAGTAACATCACAATATCAACATGGTAATGTAAAATCATTTCCtatgaaacatattaaaattctcattttataGATAGAAATTAGTATGCTACTATCATAATTTTGCATTAAATAGATAGACATAGTAATCAAGTATAAACGCATAAATCAACCTAGAATTTCGGCAAGCAAACTCACCAAGAGGAGCTAACTGTTGCTTCCACCCACTGCCAGGCGGCCGGCCTCTCGCCCGTTTGGCAGTCGGCGTGGCAGACTCTGACGGGGTGGCGGACCCTGATGGAGGCCCGGGAGGGGTTGAGGAGAGACCTAGAGACATGTTGGTCCCATCTGGACCATACTTCCTAGGcctccctcttttcttctttccaggCTCCCCTGTTGGGGCACCAGAAGGAATGTTGAAGCCATGAGGAACACTAGCGGGTGTGTTTTCCACTGGGAATGTTGGCACTGCAGAGCTGTCCCTCACATTGGACTGAAATGAAATGTTAGGGTTTGGTTGAGTCCTGAAACCAGGTGGAAGCGGGGCTGGGGCATGTAACCCAGATTGAGTTAGAGACCCAGAAACTGAGTCAGACCCACTAACCCCTCTGTGGAGGTAATAAGAAGAAGACCCAGATAATGCCATGCTTTTACTCAGTATATACCCACCTCAATGGTCCAAAAACCATCAAATTTCAATCCACAACGTACTCAATAAAACTGCAGAAGAACTGAGTACTAGAACTGAAtcagaaattcaaaaaaaaagaaaagaaaagggaaatgaCGAAACCGCCATAGGAGGCGCGGAAACTCAACAAGGGTTTTACAGGGGTTATTTTCTTcgagaaatcaaaaaaatttctaatcaagaaacaaaattcaacccaaaggagagggaaaatgaaagaagaaatcaaTGTTAAAACCCTGAAACTTGAAGCGAAGTTATCACAAAGGAGAGTCTCACTCTAGAGAATGTACAAAAAAATCACCCTAAACCAGAGAGCTCACCAAGGCTACTGTTCATCAACAGTTAACCGTGGCTGAAGACCCGGAAAGTGTCACGGAAAAAGGGAAAGTAGAAACCCTAGAACGAAAAATTGAGACCAAGAGGTGTTGGGGAAGAAGGGGGAAGGTAAAGACAAAAGTGTAaacaaataaccaaaaaaaaaaaaaaattgagcttTTGAAATGAAGCagggaagaaggaaagaaaggacccctttttctttgttttaatatttaattttggagtcAGGGCCTTCAGTTTCTGACTCTGGGGGAAAGTGACTGATTGCTACAACTATAGAGTAAAGGGTTCAGCGACTTTCGTAGTCACAGACAGTGCTTTTTCCCTAAAAGAAAAGggcaaaaatgaaaacaaaataggGGGAGAGTCTATCAGTCGAGTCTGAGAGGCCACTTGGGGAGCATTGAGTGTCCTACATAAGTACTATCATGTCCTTATCCGAGTACAGTTTCATGGGACAGAGAGCTTTTGCCTCTTGAATTTATTATATTCTGTCAGTTGCTTTGCTGCCTCTTCTCTTCTTGAGGATTCTTGAAAGGCACTTATGCACTTCAAATTAAATCTGGatatagtaattttaaaattttatttcttttaatttcgtTGCTGTGTTATATGGTTTATATGACTCAAATGAGGATAGTTATTTAGGGCTCGTTTTGGCttagattaaataatataaatttatttttaggggcgtttgttaaccaagataagaatgagaaaatgttagatatgaGAAACATTTCGAATGTTTGGTATtttcaatgtgtttgttaaCTTTTGACCATTTTCGAAAAAAgcctcacgtgacctcttatttcccaatttcaagataaatttatccgacctcccccctcggataaatttatcttgctctttcaagataaggctgAATTATTTATCTATccttgtaagataattaatgtcatttagtacattttaaagatttaaatttattaaaacattttatttatttaactcttataattaatactaGTGAATCAcacatgcgatgcatggatatcgtaaaaaaaaaaaaatattaaagtgaaagttatataatttaataattacaataaataaaaatcataataaaaaaataaataaaataatcgtattacaatcataaaaatacaacaaaaaaattacagattgtgaaatatttccttatatacatttaagggtagacgaacaattaaaagcacataactctataccgaaattatgtaaaaaataaacttaaattaacatgtaatacaataagtaatacgtaaaaaaatacaaaaattacacaataataggaaaaaaaaaagaataaacgataaccaacatctttattttaaaatatgcattcaaaggtagacgatttttttttagattttcacatgtatttgtctcatatgtgtgTACAACAAGAAccctcaaggcctaatttttcttagttgcattcacatcacccacttgacagaatagtggtactatgttacaccagaagatcaaactggataaaaaaatacggttagatttactaaataaaagtaaagaagaatcgagaaaggagaagagaaaaaatagaagggTCAAACGGGAAtgtagaggaagaagagagagagatatttgctttttttttattaatttttcttctttcaaattctcttatttctctcaatttatcaaatcacatgccaccattaagtttcttttttttttttcgctttGCCACATAATTCgaatcttactcacttaacataattttcaaaacacaaatttaatttgcatttaatttctccaagtccaacatatgGCACATATTGGGAGTAGATTAATgggaaaaatgagaattaaataaatgaaaataatcaattaagttgaaaaataaaattatgacatttaaaattataaaatataaagataatttaaataatcaattaattatataaataataataattaaattttcaaaattgatta
The Diospyros lotus cultivar Yz01 chromosome 12, ASM1463336v1, whole genome shotgun sequence DNA segment above includes these coding regions:
- the LOC127813845 gene encoding AT-hook motif nuclear-localized protein 5-like, whose amino-acid sequence is MALSGSSSYYLHRGVSGSDSVSGSLTQSGLHAPAPLPPGFRTQPNPNISFQSNVRDSSAVPTFPVENTPASVPHGFNIPSGAPTGEPGKKKRGRPRKYGPDGTNMSLGLSSTPPGPPSGSATPSESATPTAKRARGRPPGSGWKQQLAPLGEWMNNSAGLAFTPHVLNVADGEDIAAKILSFSQQRARAICILSANGVVSAVTLHQPAASDSTVTYEGRFQILCLSGSYLVAESGGPHNRSGGLSISLCTPDGHIFGGAVGGMLIAQSLVQVVLCSFVYGGPKSKNKAEAAIPDNAQDPVVQPGDESGTPASVTPSHFTRNSSARVWPGSRCDTRVPEREIDLTRG